From a region of the Methylomonas rapida genome:
- a CDS encoding phosphomannomutase — MTTIGIQQMMVDSGVAFGTSGARGLVSQMTDQVCAAYTLAFIYGLGLAKPGQRIALGMDLRPSSPAIVRACAAAIRQAGCEVDFYGALPTPALACYAMTQGVPAIMVTGSHIPFDRNGIKFYRAEGEISKADEAAMTAAVVEVADFRDDGVMPSVNAAALKHYKQRYTDLFSADLLAGWCIGIYEHSSVARDCLRDILQALGAEVIGLARTDTFVPIDTEAVSEEDRQRGLSWAGEHRFDAIISTDGDGDRPLIADETGDWLRGDIVGLLCARFLGAETVVTPVSCNTAIEASGLFKQVLRTRIGSPYVIAGMEQAEAGGSVAVAGFEANGGFLAGKGLAVNGRALVALPTRDAVLPALSLLVMAKQQGVKLSQLMTGLPRRFTASDRLQNFPGSNSRALLDELQDDDGAYRGLWGDALGVVARRDSTDGLRLLFENGEIVHLRPSGNAPELRCYAEADSIERAQALVDFSLQQIAARY; from the coding sequence CCAAATGACCGATCAGGTTTGTGCTGCCTACACGCTTGCATTTATATATGGACTCGGTTTGGCCAAGCCAGGACAAAGAATCGCGTTAGGCATGGATTTGCGGCCTTCGAGTCCGGCTATCGTTCGCGCCTGCGCCGCCGCGATCCGGCAGGCCGGTTGCGAGGTCGATTTTTATGGCGCGTTGCCCACGCCGGCATTGGCATGCTATGCCATGACGCAGGGAGTGCCTGCGATCATGGTGACAGGTAGTCATATTCCCTTTGACCGCAACGGCATCAAGTTTTACCGGGCCGAAGGAGAAATCAGTAAAGCCGATGAAGCAGCAATGACCGCAGCCGTCGTCGAAGTGGCCGATTTCCGCGACGACGGCGTCATGCCCTCCGTCAATGCCGCCGCGCTGAAGCACTATAAACAACGCTATACCGATCTATTTTCCGCCGATTTGCTGGCCGGTTGGTGCATCGGCATCTACGAACATTCCAGCGTGGCCCGCGATTGCCTGCGCGACATCTTGCAGGCGTTGGGCGCGGAGGTCATAGGCCTGGCGCGCACCGACACCTTCGTGCCCATTGATACCGAAGCGGTCAGCGAAGAAGATCGACAAAGAGGCCTAAGCTGGGCCGGGGAGCATCGCTTCGATGCGATCATTTCGACCGACGGCGACGGCGACCGGCCGCTGATCGCCGATGAAACCGGCGACTGGTTGCGCGGCGACATCGTCGGTTTGCTATGCGCGCGTTTCCTGGGCGCCGAGACGGTCGTTACCCCCGTCAGTTGTAATACGGCCATCGAGGCCTCGGGTTTGTTCAAGCAGGTTTTGCGCACGCGGATAGGCTCGCCGTACGTGATTGCTGGCATGGAACAGGCTGAAGCCGGCGGCAGCGTGGCCGTAGCCGGTTTTGAAGCCAACGGCGGTTTTCTGGCCGGTAAAGGCCTGGCGGTAAACGGTCGGGCCTTGGTGGCGTTACCGACCCGTGATGCGGTGTTGCCAGCCTTGTCTCTGTTGGTCATGGCCAAGCAACAGGGTGTCAAGCTATCGCAGCTGATGACGGGTTTGCCCAGGCGCTTTACTGCGAGTGATCGCTTGCAGAATTTTCCGGGCAGCAATAGTCGAGCATTGTTGGACGAACTGCAAGACGACGATGGCGCTTATCGCGGCTTGTGGGGGGATGCGTTGGGCGTGGTTGCGCGGCGAGATTCGACCGATGGTTTGCGCTTGCTGTTCGAGAACGGCGAAATCGTGCATCTGCGGCCGTCGGGTAATGCGCCCGAGCTACGTTGCTATGCCGAGGCAGACAGCATCGAACGGGCGCAAGCGCTGGTTGATTTCAGCCTGCAGCAAATAGCGGCACGATATTAG